The following DNA comes from Cedecea neteri.
CGTCTGGGTGATGTTGCCGTGCAGGATATTCAGCGCGACGTTGAAATGCTGAATGACATCGGCAATCACCGGCTGCCTGGCTTCTCCGCCGGGGAAAATCAGCTTCAGAATGCTGCCGCTGATGCCCTGAACCCAGAGCGGATTAAACGGTTCGCTGGGCGTATTCTGCCCCGCAATCTGACGCACAAATGTTTGCGTAATGGGTTGCTTCGGGTGAGTGAAAATATCCAGTACCGGGCCTTCTTCAACGATTCTGCCGTTTTCCATCACCGCCACGCGCTGGCAAATTTTGCGTACCACATGCATCTCATGGGTGATGAGGACGATGGTTAAATTGAGCTGGCGGTTAATGTCGAGCAACAGATCGAGAATCGCGTCGGTCGTTTGTGGATCCAGCGCCGAGGTGGCTTCGTCACACAGTAAAACGTCCGGATTATTGGCCAGCGCGCGGGCAATGCCGACTCGCTGCTTTTGGCCGCCGCTAAGCTGAGCAGGCCAGGCATTTTCGCGCCCCTCCAGCCCCACGAGCTTAATAAGTTCGTCAACGCGTTGCTGAATCTGGCGTTTATTTACACCGGCAATTTGCAGGGGGAAGGCAATATTCTCGGCAACGGTTCGGGACCACAGCAGATTAAAGTGCTGAAAGACCATGCTGACTTTTAGACGAGCCTGACGGAGCTGTTCTCCTTTGGCCTGGGCAATATCCTGGCCTGCGACAACGATCGAGCCAGAAGTGGGTTTTTCAAGCCCATTTAATAATCTGATTAATGTGCTTTTACCCGCGCCGCTGTAACCAATAATGCCGTAAATCTGCCCTTTATTGACGCTGATATTAATATTGTCTACGGCGGTAATTGCGCCATGCTTGCTGGCAAATATTTTTGATACGCCCGAAAGAACGATCATTATCCTGGTCCTTAACTGCTGAAAATTTTCACAACGTAACAGCATGATATGCTGCTGGTTAGCGCGTACATGCGGTGTTATGGCGTTGGGCCATTATTATTTGGCTGATACTACCTGCTAATGGCGCTGGTCAGAAGAATATAAAAATATGACTTATAGCCATAAGAAATATAAATAAGTGATGGCAGTTTTTTGCTCGAAATTAATACTCTTTAGCAAAAATATGGCATTGCTTATGTTTAAATTGGTTAATTAAGTACGTTGAAATAACCATCAGCATCGAAGTGGATGATAAATAATTGACGGGTTATTGAGGGTCTTTATTAATGCCCATGCTCTGGTTGATAATTGTGCACCTTGGTTTTTTTAGTTTTAAATCTGAGCTTCTGGGGCTGTTCTGGCTCTTATTTTTCTTCCCAAATTTAACAAATCTGCGCCATGCCCCGGAAATTTTATTCTCATCACGGTATCTTTCCCGCCTCGAGAGCGGAGATTGTCTGAAGATGTACGAATTCAATTTAGTCTTGCTGCTACTGCAGCAGATGTGCGTGTTCCTGGTCATAGCCTGGTTAATGAGTAAAACTCGACTGTTTATCCCCCTGATGCAGGTGACCGTGCGCTTACCCCACAAGCTGCTGTGCTACATCACCTTCTCGGTTTTCTGCATTATGGGTACCTATTTTGGCTTGCATATCGAAGGGTCCATTGCCAATACGCGTGCCATCGGTGCCGTGATGGGCGGCCTGTTAGGTGGGCCAGTGGTGGGCGGGCTGGTTGGGCTGACTGGTGGGCTGCATCGCTACTCTCTCGGCGGGATGACGGCGCTGAGTTGTATGATTTCCACCATTGCGGAAGGGCTGATTGGCGGCTTAATCCACAGCGTTTTAATCCGGCGAGGCAGAACGGACAAATTGTTCAGCCCGCTGGTCGCCGGAGCGACGAGTTTTGTCGCCGAACTGGTGCAGATGATCATTATCTTGCTTATCGCCAGGCCTTTTGAGGACGCGCTCCACCTGGTGGAGAGCATCGCTGCGCCGATGATGGTCACCAACACATTAGGGGCCGCCATGTTTATGCGTATTCTGCTGGATAAACGCGCGATGTTTGAGAAATATACTTCCGCGTTCTCTGCCACCGCGCTGAAGGTCGCGGCCTCGACCGAAGGGATTCTCCGGCAAGGATTTAACGAACAAAACAGTCTGAAAGTGGCGAAGGTACTGCACCAGGAACTGGATATCAGCGCCGTGGCGATCACCGACCGGGAAAGGCTGCTGGCGTTTATCGGCACCGGGGCCGACCATCACCTGGCGGGCAAGCCTATTTCGTCCGGTTACACCTGGCAGGCCATCGAAAATAACGAAGTGGTTTACGCTGACGGCAATGAGGTGCCTTATCGCTGCTCGCTCCATCCGAACTGCAAGCTGGGGTCGACGCTGGTTATCCCGCTGCGGGGTGAAAATCAGCGGGTGATCGGCACCATAAAACTCTATGAGGCGCGCAACCGGCTGTTTAGCTCGATCAACCGCACGCTCGGCGAAGGGATTGCGCAACTGCTGTCGGCGCAAATCCTGGCCGGGAAATTTGAGCAACAAAAAGCGCTGCTGGCCCAGTCCGAGATCAAGCTGCTGCATGCGCAGGTAAACCCGCACTTCTTATTTAACGCGCTGAACACGCTTAAGGCGGTTATCCGCCACGATGGCGACAAAGCCGGGCAACTGGTGCAGTATCTCTCGACGTTTTTCCGCAAAAATCTCAAGCGCCCCTCTGAAATCGTCACGCTTTCCGATGAAATTGAGCATGTGAATGCCTATCTGCAAATTGAGCTGGCGCGTTTCCAGACGCAGTTGGCGGTGGAGTGGCAGGTGCCAGACGAGTTGGCAAATCAGCGTTTACCGGCCTTCACGCTACAGCCGATTGTGGAAAACGCCATTAAACACGGCACCTCCCAGCAATTAGGCCACGGAATGATTACTATTCGTGCCCGTACCGAGGGACAAGACGTGCTGGTGGATGTTGAGGATAACGCCGGGTTGTACCGGCCAAAAGAGAACGGTAACGGACTGGGAATGAATCTGGTAGACAAGCGGCTGCGGGCGAAGTTTGGCGAGGATTATGGCCTGGATGTGAGCTGTGAACCCGATCGTTTTACCTGTATCACCGTGCGTCTGCCCGCCGAGGAGTTGGTATGTTGAGAGTATTGATTGTGGATGATGAACCGCTGGCGCGTGAGAACCTGCGCGTCCTGCTTGAGAACGATAGTGAGATTGAGATAGTCGGGGAATGCGCTAATGCGATAGAGGCGATTAGCGCGGTGAACAAGCTGCGCCCGGACGTGCTGTTTCTCGATATCCAGATGCCGCGCATCAGCGGGCTGGAAATGGTAGGTATGCTCGACGAACGCCACCGCCCGCGCATTGTGTTTCTCACCGCTTTTGATGAATACGCGGTGCAGGCTTTTGAGGAATGTGCTTTTGACTACCTGCTAAAACCTATCGAGGCGCAGCGGCTACAAAAAACGCTGGCTCGCCTGCATCAGGAGGCCGAAGCACAGGATGTTTCCCGCCTGCCGGAAAGCCAACAGCCGCTGAAATTTATCCCGTGCAGCGGCCACAGCCGCATCTGGCTGTTGCAGATGGAAGAAGTGGCCTATGTCAGTAGCCGGCTGAGCGGGGTGTATGTCACCAGCCGCGATGGCAAAGAAGGTTTTACCGAATTAACGCTGCGTACGTTGGAAAGCCGCACGCCGCTGCTGCGCTGCCACCGACAATATCTGGTGAACATGAATTATTTGCAGGAGATCCGCCTGGAGGATAACAGCCAGGCGGAACTGCTGCTGCGGGATGGCCGCACCGTGCCGGTGAGCCGCCGCTATTTGAAGTCGCTGAAAGAGGCGGTGGGGCTTTAAGGTTAGTCCTCTACGCGGCAGGCTTTAATCCGGCAAAAGCGTCGCGGATTTCAGCCTCCGGCAGAGAAATGCCAATAAAGACCAGCGTACTTTCCGGCGTCTCATCCGGCTGCCACTCTCGGTCCCAGTCGGCGCTGTAAAGGCGCTGCACGCCCTGGAACAGCAGGCGACAGGGCTGGTCTTCAATCCACAGCATCCCTTTGTAGCGAAGCAGGTTGTTGGCAAAGCCGGAAAGCAGGTTCTCCATCACGGCAGACACGGCGGACAGCGCAACCGGGTAGTCCAGCGTTACCACAATGGATGAAACCTCATTTTGCTGCGGAGCA
Coding sequences within:
- a CDS encoding methionine ABC transporter ATP-binding protein; this translates as MIVLSGVSKIFASKHGAITAVDNINISVNKGQIYGIIGYSGAGKSTLIRLLNGLEKPTSGSIVVAGQDIAQAKGEQLRQARLKVSMVFQHFNLLWSRTVAENIAFPLQIAGVNKRQIQQRVDELIKLVGLEGRENAWPAQLSGGQKQRVGIARALANNPDVLLCDEATSALDPQTTDAILDLLLDINRQLNLTIVLITHEMHVVRKICQRVAVMENGRIVEEGPVLDIFTHPKQPITQTFVRQIAGQNTPSEPFNPLWVQGISGSILKLIFPGGEARQPVIADVIQHFNVALNILHGNITQTVDGAFGELYVHMDDASQLENIVQYLNQKRVETEVIRHA
- a CDS encoding sensor histidine kinase, yielding MYEFNLVLLLLQQMCVFLVIAWLMSKTRLFIPLMQVTVRLPHKLLCYITFSVFCIMGTYFGLHIEGSIANTRAIGAVMGGLLGGPVVGGLVGLTGGLHRYSLGGMTALSCMISTIAEGLIGGLIHSVLIRRGRTDKLFSPLVAGATSFVAELVQMIIILLIARPFEDALHLVESIAAPMMVTNTLGAAMFMRILLDKRAMFEKYTSAFSATALKVAASTEGILRQGFNEQNSLKVAKVLHQELDISAVAITDRERLLAFIGTGADHHLAGKPISSGYTWQAIENNEVVYADGNEVPYRCSLHPNCKLGSTLVIPLRGENQRVIGTIKLYEARNRLFSSINRTLGEGIAQLLSAQILAGKFEQQKALLAQSEIKLLHAQVNPHFLFNALNTLKAVIRHDGDKAGQLVQYLSTFFRKNLKRPSEIVTLSDEIEHVNAYLQIELARFQTQLAVEWQVPDELANQRLPAFTLQPIVENAIKHGTSQQLGHGMITIRARTEGQDVLVDVEDNAGLYRPKENGNGLGMNLVDKRLRAKFGEDYGLDVSCEPDRFTCITVRLPAEELVC
- the btsR gene encoding two-component system response regulator BtsR, producing MLRVLIVDDEPLARENLRVLLENDSEIEIVGECANAIEAISAVNKLRPDVLFLDIQMPRISGLEMVGMLDERHRPRIVFLTAFDEYAVQAFEECAFDYLLKPIEAQRLQKTLARLHQEAEAQDVSRLPESQQPLKFIPCSGHSRIWLLQMEEVAYVSSRLSGVYVTSRDGKEGFTELTLRTLESRTPLLRCHRQYLVNMNYLQEIRLEDNSQAELLLRDGRTVPVSRRYLKSLKEAVGL